A region of the Sphingobium yanoikuyae genome:
GTCGACGGCACGGGCCTCACCGCCATTCCCGGCCTGATCGAACATCATTCCCACGCCCAGAAGGATTTCGGCTCCAATCTGGAACGGGCCTGGCTTGCCTATGGCATCACCACGGTGCGCGATCCGGGCACGCAAATCTATGATGCGGTGGAGGATCGCGAGGCGGCGGAATCCGGCGTGCGCCTGTCGCCGCGCCTCTATGTCGCCGGGCCGCTGCTCGAATGGCAGCGCGTCTATTACAAGATGGGCGTGGCGGTCTCCAGCCCGGCCCATCTGGAGCGGGAATTCACCCGCATGCGCGCGCTCCATTATGACATGATCAAGAGCTATGTGCGCATGCCCGACCTGTTCCAGCGGCAGATCGTGCGCGCCGCCCATGAAATGGGCATCCCAGTGAGTGGCCATGAAATCTTCCCGGCGGCCTTTTCCGGCGTGGATGGCACCGAGCATATGGGCGCGACCAGCCGGCGCGGCTATTCGCCCAAGCAGGGGCCGCAGGGCATGGCCTATGAAGATGTGATCCAGCTTTTCGGCCGCAGCGGCCGGACGCTGACGCCGACCCATTTCGGCGCGATGACGCCTTATCTCGCCAAGCATCCCGGCTACAAGGACGACCCGCGCCTCAATCTCTATCCGGTCTGGGCACGGGAAACGATCACCGAAGCCGATCCGATGGCCAGCATGCTGCGCCCGTTGCTGGAGGGGCAATATAAGAGCCTGAAGAAAATGTATGATGCCGGCACGCTGGTGACGGCGGGCACCGACACGATGATCGCCAACAATCTCCATGCGGAGATCTCCTCCTATGTAGACGCGGGGCTGACGCCGTTCCAGGCACTCCAGACCGCGACCGTCAATTCGGCGAAGGATCTGAACCTGGATGCTGGCACGCTGGAGGCCGGGAAGCTGGCCGACATCGTGCTGGTCGACGGCGATCCGCGCGCCGACATCGCCAACACCTTCAAGGTGAAAAAGGTGATGATGAATGGCGTCATCCATGACGTGGACGACATCGTCGCCGGCGGCATGGTGAAATGATCCGGCGATTGCCGTTCGCTTTCGATTGACCTGAGCCGTCGGACTGCTGCTATGGGCGTATCCAAAGGGGCGCCATGCGAATTGTCATCATCGACGACAGCGGATTGAGAGCGACGGTCCTGGAAGAAGGGCTGCGTGAGGCGGGCTATGACGATATTCATATCGTCCCGCCCCGCGGCGCCTTCGTTGCCCGGCTGGAGCGGATGGCGCCCGATGTGGTGCTGATGGATCTTGGTAGCCCCAGCCGCGACACGCTGGAGGAGATGCTGACGGTAAGCCGCGCGCTTGCCCGGCCGATCGCGATGTTCGTCGATCAGTCCGATGATGCGATGATCGGCGCGGCGATCGATGCGGGTGTATCCGCCTATGTCGTCGATGGTCTGCGCAAGGAGCGGGTGAAGCCGGTGCTGGAACTGGCGGTGCGGCGCTTCAACGCCTTTGCCCGGATGCAGTCGGAACTGGACGAGGCGCGCACCGCGCTCGCCGACCGCAAGGTCATCGACCGGGCGAAATCGATCCTGATGAACCAGCGCAGCCTGTCCGAGCAGGATGCCTATGCTTTGCTGCGGTCGAGCGCGATGAACCAGGGCAAGAAGATCGTGGACGTGGCGCAGGCGCTTATTACCGCCAGCGACCTGTTGGGAGGGGGCATATGAGCGAGTTGCTGCGGATAGCCTTTCTGCCGCTGACGGACGTGGCCGTGCTGGCGGTCGCGCGCGAACGGGGCTTTGCCGAGGAAGAGGGGATCGCGCTCGATCTGGTGCGCACCACCAGCTGGGCGACGCTGCGCGACCGGCTGGTCTATGGCCAGGTGCATGGCGCGCAGATGCTGGCGCCGCTGGCCGTGGCGGTGACGCTTGGCCTCAGCCAGCAGCCCGCCGCACTGGCCGCGCCCTACAAGCTCAACGTCAACGGAAATATGCTGGTGATGGCACCGGACTTCGCCAAGGCACTGGAACCGGACATCGCCCGGCGGCTCGCTGATCCGCTGGGCACAGCCCATGATTTCGCCGCCGCGATCGGGCTGTGGCGGCGCAAGCCGGTGATCGGCGTGGTCCACCGCTTTTCCAGCCATGCGATCATGTTGCGCTATTGGCTGGCGAGCGCGGGCATCGATCCCGATCGGGATGTCGTGCTGCGCGTGCTGCCGCCCTCGCTGACGGTCGAGGCGATGCGGGCGGGCGAAATTGACGGCTTCATCGCCGGCGAACCCTGGGGCAGCGCGGCGATCGAGGCCGGGCTGGCTGAAACCGTCGCGATCGGGGAACGTATCTGGCAGCGCGGCGTGGAAAAGGTTCTGGCCTTCCGCCAGGACTGGCTGGAGGCGAACCCGGAAACGGTCGATCGCCTGTTGCGCGCGCTCGCCCGGTCGGCCGCCTGGTGCGACGATCCTGCGCATCATGAGGCGCTCGCCGATCTCCTGTCCGACCCCCGCTATGTCGATCAGCCGGCCGACCTGATCCTGCGCGCACTGTCGGGGCGGATCGTGGCGCGCCTCGGCGACGCGCCGATCGTCAATCCCGATTTCATGCTGTTCGCGCGCGAAGCGACCGCCTTCCCCTGGCGCAGCCAGGCGCTGTGGATCTATTCGCAGCTGGTCCGCTGGGGCATGGTTGCCCATGATGCGGAAAGTGCGGCGCGGGCCGCCGCCGTTTTTCGGCCCGACATCTTCCGCCGGGCGCTGGCCGATAGCGGCCTGCCGATGCCCGGCGCCAGCATGAAACTGGAAGGGGCGCTCACGACCCCGATGCCGGTCGGTGCCCATCGCGGCGACCTGACGCTTGGCCCGGATCGCTTTTTCGACGGGCGAATCTTCGACCCCGAACGGATCGAGGATTTCCTGCGGGATTCTGCGCCGTAGCGTTGAATTATGGGGCGAATTTGTGCCTTGCAACATAATGCATTCTACGGGATAAGATAAAGGACCGCGCGACGAGGCGCGTCCAGACGAATGCGCCGTCCCAAGGGTGGGATCGCCATTCCATCCATTTTTCGCAGCAAAGCCGCTGACCGGACCACGCCATGAGTGCGCGCGTCCGGCCTGCGGCTTTTTCGTTTCCAATTCCATTGGTTGGGGGACGCATCATGGCTACTGCTTATTGGGACCGCGAAGGGGAGGCCGCATCGGCCCCCGCCACGACAAGCTTCTGGAAGGCCGGCCACGCGCCGACCCTGATTGCCGCCTTTCTCTATTTCGACCTGGCCTTCATGGTCTGGGTCTTGCTGGGGCCGCTGGCGCCGATGATCGCCAAGACGCTGGCGCTGACGCCGGCGGAAAAGGGGCTGATGGTGGCGACGCCAACGCTCGCCGGCGCGCTGCTTCGCGTCGTCAACGGCCTGCTGGTCGATCGCATCGGCCCGAAGCGCTCGGGCGCGATCAGCCAGATCATCGTCATCGCCGGCCTGTTCCTGGCCTGGCTGATGGGCGTCAACAGCTTCGGCGGCACATTGGTTCTGGGCGTGATCCTGGGCTTTGCCGGCGCCAGCTTCGCGATCGCGCTGCCGCTCGCCAGCCGCTGGTATCCGCCCGAGCATCAGGGCAAGGCGATGGGCCTTGCCGGCATGGGCAATTCGGGCACGGTGCTGGCGTCGCTGTTCGCGCCGATGCTGGCCAAGGCATTCGGCTGGAATGCGGTGCTGGGCCTTGCCTGCATCCCGCTGTCGATCGTCTTCGTCGCCTATATGATCATGGCCAAGGATGCGCCCAACGCGCCGTCGGCCAAGCGACTGGTCGATTATTTCGAGCCGCTCAAGACCGCTGACGCCTGGTGGCTGATGGCCTTCTATGCCGTGACCTTCGGTGGCTTCGTCGGACTGGCGGCATCGCTGCCCATCTATTTCACCGACCAGTTCGGGCTGACCCCGATCATCGCGGGCTATTGCACCGCTGCCTGCGTCTTCGCCGGGTCGCTGGTGCGGCCGATGGGCGGCGCGCTGGCGGATCGGATCGGCGGCGTGAAGGCGCTGATGATCGTCTATGTCGTGGCGGCGCTGGCGCTGGCCGGCGTGTCGCAGGCGACGACATTGGCCAGCGCGTTGGCGCTGTTCGTCCTCGCCATGCTGGCGCTGGGCACCGGCAACGGCTCGGTCTTCCAACTGGTGCCGCAGCGTTTCCAGGCGGAAATCGGCGTGATGACCGGCCTTGTCGGCATGGCGGGCGGCATTGGTGGCTTCTACCTCGCCAGTTCGCTCGGCCTTGCCAAGCAACTGACCGGCAGCTTCGCGCCCGGCTTCCTGATCTTCGCCGGTCTTGCAGTGCTGGCTTTGCTAGGCGTGGCGCTGGTGAAGGCGAAGTGGCGCGCCAACTGGACCAGCGGCGCCCGCATCTGAGTTGGAGAGGAGGGCGGCGGCCTCTTTTGAGGACTGCCGCCCCGAGCCACGCTCTTTCCGTCCGAGGGGGGACGATCATCCATGAAATATCTTCTCGCAACGACGGCCGCGCTGGCCGTCGCCGGGCCTGCTTGTGCCCAGCAGATCGACCTGAAACCCGTCGCCGAGGCGCGGCTGCGCTACGAACATGTCGACCAGCATGGCCTAGCACAGCAGGCCGATGCGCTGACCGTCCGGGCCCGCGCCGGCCTGACGGCCAGCAGCGGCGCGCTGTCGGCGACATTCGTGGGGCAGGGGACATTGGCGGTGATCGACCGCTATTTCGACGGCTTCGACAATGCAGCGACCAAGCCGCTGGTGGCCGATCCGCAGAATGTCGCCCTCTATATCGCCCAGCTGCAATATCGGACCAGCGCACTGACCCTGACCGGGGGACGGCAGAAGATCGTGCTGGATGACGAGCGCTTCGTCGGCAATGTCGCCTTTCGCGACAATGGCCAGACCTTCGACGCGGTCCGCGCCGAACTGACGCCGGCCGAGGGACTGAAACTGGACGTCTCCTATGCCTGGAGCGTGCGAACCATCTGGGGCTTTCAGGGCAAGGGCGCGCGCCAGCAGGCGATCAGCGGCGACAATATCCTCGCCAATCTCTCCTATGCCACGCCGCTGGGTATGCTCAGCGGCTTTGCCTATCTGGTCGATCAGGACGAGGCGGCGGTGCAGGCCTATCGCCTGTCGAGCCAGACCTATGGCGTGCGCCTGGCGGGCAACCAGCCGCTCTCCAAATTTGCGAAGTTCGCCTATCAGCTCAGCTATGCCCGCCAGTTGGATTATCACCGCAATCCCAATGACTATGCCGCCGATTACTGGCTGGCCGACGCCACGCTCGACCTGCACGGCTGGAAGCTCAATGCCGGCTATGAGGTGCTGGGCGCCAGCCATGGCGCTGCGCTCACCAGCTTCCAGACGCCGCTCGGCACCAATTTCAAGTTCCAGGGCTGGGCCGACAAGTTCCTGACCACGCCCGCCAACGGCATGCGCGACCTCTATGTCGGTACCGGCTATGGCTGGAAGCAGGTAGGGCCGCTGTCGGGGGTCGCGCTAGCCGCGACCTGGCACCGGTTCGAAAGCGATCGGCTCGACCAGCATTATGGTAATGAGTGGGATCTGATCGCATCTGCGAAGCTGCGCAGGACCGCCCTGTCGGTGCGCTACGCCCATTATGATGCGCGGGCGATGGCGACCGATACCGAGAAATTGTGGCTTCAGGCCGACTGGAGCATCTGATTGAAAAGCCATGAGAGGAATCGCTTGAGCGTTCGGGCGATTCCCCATATGCTGCACTGCAAGGGACAAGGATGTCCCGCTTCACATCGCTGCGACGGTTCAGGGTAGGACCGGCAAGGCACTAGATGATGGCAAAGCCGCCATCCAGACTCTCGGGTTTCAATCCCCGAGGGTCTGGATGGCGGCTTTTTTCTTTTCTGGAGTAACGGGGATGGACTTTCAGGACGGGATCGACCCGGTCACGCAGGATGAGGGCAATGTCCTGCCGCCCGTGGGGCAAGCACGGGAACATCTGGTCGTCATCGGCAACGGCATGGCCGGCTGCCGCGCGGTCGAGGAATTGCTGGCCCGCGATGCAGGGCGCTATCGCGTCACCATCTTCGGCGCCGAACCCTATGTGAACTATAACCGCATCATGCTTTCGCCGGTGCTGGCCGGCGAAAAGACGTTCGAGCAGATCGTCATCAACGACGCCGCCTGGTATGCCGACAATGGCATCGAACTGATCGCCGGCGATCCGGTAAAGGCCATCGATCGCGCCACGAAGACCGTTTCCAGCCAGTCGGGCCGCACCATCGGCTATGACAAGCTGCTGATCGCGACCGGCTCCGATCCGTTCATCATTCCCGTGCCCGGCAAGGATCTGCCCGGCGTCATCAGCTTCCGTGACATGAAGGATGTCGACTCCATGCTCGCCGCTGCTGCGGATGGCGGCAGCGCGGTGGTGATCGGCGGCGGCCTGCTCGGCCTCGAAGCCGCCCATGGCCTGACCCTGCGCGGCATGAAGGTGACCGTCATCCACCTGATGGACACGCTGATGGAGCGGCAGCTGGACGAGGCGGCCGGCTGGCTGCTCAAGACCGCGCTCGAAGGACGTGGCCAGACCATCCTGACCGGCGCCAATACCGAAGCCATTTATGGCGACGGCAAGGTCGAGGGCGTTCGCCTGAAGGACGGCCGCGAGATCCCGGCCAGCCTGGTGGTGATGGCGGTCGGCATCCGCCCCGCGACCGCGCTGGCCCGCGACGCCGGCCTGGCCGTCAATCGCGGCATCCAGGTCGACGATCATATGGTCACCAGCGATCCCGATGTGCTGGCGGTCGGCGAATGCGTCGAACATGACGGCAATGTCTATGGCCTGGTCGCGCCGCTGTGGGACATGTGCCGGAGTCTCGCCGACGGCCTGACCGACCAGCATAGTGGCTACAAGGGCTCGGTCACCTCGACCAAGCTCAAGGTCGCGGGGCTGGACGTCTTTTCCGCCGGGGACTTTTCCGGCGGCGAGGGGTGTGAGGATATCGTCCTGCGCGACGCCTCGCGCGGCGTCTACAAGCGGGTCATCGTCAAGGACGACAAGCTGATCGGCGCGGTCCTCTATGGCGATACCGTCGATGGCGGCTGGTATTTCGACTTGCTCAAGCGCGAGGAAAATGTCGCCGACATGCGCGACATGCTGATCTTCGGCCAGGCCTTCGCCTCGGGAGGGGGCGCGCTGGACCCTAAGGCGGCCGTTGCGGCGCTCTCGGACGATGCCGAGATTTGCGGCTGCAACGGCGTAGCCAAGGGCCAGGTCGTATCCTGCATCGCCAAGGGCGCGCACAGCCTGGATGCGGTCCGCGCGACCTGCAAGGCGTCGGCCAGCTGCGGTAGCTGCACCGGCCTGGTCGAAACCCTGCTCGCGCTGACGCTGGGCGACGATGTCCAGTCGGGGCCGAAGACGATGTGCAAATGCACCAGCTTCACCCATGATGATGTCCGTCGCGAAATCGTGGCACAGGACATGCGCTCGATTCCGGAAGTCATGCAGAAATTGAACTGGTCGACGCCGGAGGGCTGCTCCTCCTGCCGCCCCGCGCTCAACTATTATCTGCTCTGCGCGCTGCCGGGCGACTATCAGGACGACCAGCGCAGCCGTTTCGTCAACGAACGGATGCACGCCAATATCCAGAAGGACGGCACCTATTCGGTCGTGCCGCGCATGTGGGGCGGGCTGACCAACCCCAGGGAACTGCGCGCGATCGCCGATGTGGTCGAAAAATATAACGCCCCGATGGTCAAGGTGACCGGCGGCCAGCGGCTGGATATTTTCGGCATCAGGAAGGAAGACCTGCCCGCCGTCTGGGCCGATCTCAATGCTGCCGGCATGGTGTCGGGCCATGCCTATGGCAAGTCGCTGCGCACGGTGAAGACCTGCGTGGGGTCGGAATGGTGCCGGTTCGGCACGCAGGATTCGACCGGGCTGGGCGTCAAGTTGGAGCATATGACCTGGGGATCGTGGATGCCCCACAAGTTCAAGATCGCGGCGTCCGGCTGCCCCCGCAACTGCGCGGAGGCGACGATCAAGGATTTCGGCGTGGTCTGCGTCGACAGCGGCTATGAACTGCATGTCGGCGGCAATGGCGGCATCCATGTCCGCGCCACCGACCTGCTCTGCAAGGTCGCGACCGAGCAGGAGGCGATGGATTATTGCGCCGCCTTCATCCAGCTTTATCGTGAGGAAGCCCGCTATCTGGAGCGCACCGCGCCCTGGATCGAGCGCGTCGGCGTCGATTATGTGAAGAGCCGCATCGTCGCGGATGATGTCGGCCGCGAAGCACTGCGCGCCCGCTTCCTCTTCTCCCAGCAGTTCATGCAGGACGATCCTTGGGCGCGTCGCGCCGCCGGCGAGGACGCCGAACTGCACCAGCATCTCGCCGAAGTCCGCCCCATGGAGACGCTCGCATGATCCCGAACACCCAAGTTGGCACCTGGCTGGATATCGGCCCCGTCGACCAGATCTCGCCGGGCAATGCCCGCACCCTGCCGGTGCGCGGCGGCGAGGAAATCGCCATCTTCCACACGCAGGACAACCAGTTCTACGCGCTGGTCAACAAATGCCCGCACAAGCAGGGGCCGCTGAGCCAGGGCATCGTCCATGGATCGGTCGTTGCCTGCCCGCTGCACAATTGGAACATCTCGCTCAAGACCGGCAAGGCGCTGGGCAGCGATGAAGGCTGCGTGCCCACCATCCCGCTCAAGGTCGAGGCGGGCCGCATCTTCCTGCTGCGCGAGGCAGTCATTCCCGTGCCCAGCGCGGCAAAGGCGGCCTGATGGCACAGGCGATCCGCACCACCTGCGCCTATTGCGGCGTCGGCTGCGGCATCGCCGCCACGCCGACCGGGCCGCGCTCGGTGATCATCAAGGGGGACGAGGCGCATCCGGCCAATGGTGGGCGCCTCTGTTCCAAGGGCACGCATCTTGGTGAGACGGTGGCGCTGACCGGCCGCCTGCTCCACCCGATGATCGGCAAGCGCCGCGCCAATTGGGACAAGGCGCTGGATCTGGTCGCGAAGAAATTTCGCGAGACGATCGAGCGCCATGGCCCGGACAGCGTGGCCTTCTATGTCTCGGGCCAGTTGCTGACCGAGGATTATTATGTCGCCAACAAGCTGATGAAGGGTTTCATCGGCTCGGCGAACATCGACACCAACAGCCGCCTGTGCATGTCGAGTGCGGTCGCCGGCCATAATCGCGCCTTTGGCGAAGATATCGTGCCGGCCAGCTATGATGATCTGGAGCAGGCCGACCTCATCCTCCTCGTCGGCTCCAACACCGCCTGGTGCCATCCGATCGTCTATCAGCGTATCCAGGCTGCCCGCGCAGCGCGCGGCACGAAGCTGGTCGTGATCGACCCGCGCCGCACAGAAACCTGCGAGGGCGCGGACCTTCATCTGCCGATCCGGCCCGGCAGCGACGTCGCGCTGATGACCGGGCTGCTCGCCTGGTGCGACGCACAGGGCGTGACTGATCCGACCTATCTGGCCGATCATGTGAACGCGCCCGACGGATTCTGGGATCATGTCCGCACCGGCCATGACCTGTGGACGACGGCCCAGGCCTGCGACCTCGACCCGGCGCTGCTGAAGGCCTTTTTCGAGCTGTTCGCGGCGATCCCGCGCACCGTCACCCTGTTCAGCCAGGGCATCAACCAGTCGATCCGCGGCACCGATCAGGTCAATGCGATCATCAATGTCCATCTCGCCACCGGTCGCATCGGCAAGCCGGGCGCGGCGCCCTTTTCCATCACCGGCCAGCCCAATGCGATGGGCGGGCGTGAGGTTGGCGGTCTCGCCTCGACGCTCGCCGCGCATATGGACTTCGCGCCGGAAAATGTCGCCCGCGTCGGCCGCTTCTGGGCCGCGCCACAGATGGCGACCAAGCCGGGGCTGAAGGCCGTCGACCTGTTCCGCGCGATCGATGAAGGCCGGATCAAGGCCCTCTGGATC
Encoded here:
- a CDS encoding ANTAR domain-containing response regulator — translated: MRIVIIDDSGLRATVLEEGLREAGYDDIHIVPPRGAFVARLERMAPDVVLMDLGSPSRDTLEEMLTVSRALARPIAMFVDQSDDAMIGAAIDAGVSAYVVDGLRKERVKPVLELAVRRFNAFARMQSELDEARTALADRKVIDRAKSILMNQRSLSEQDAYALLRSSAMNQGKKIVDVAQALITASDLLGGGI
- a CDS encoding CmpA/NrtA family ABC transporter substrate-binding protein, coding for MSELLRIAFLPLTDVAVLAVARERGFAEEEGIALDLVRTTSWATLRDRLVYGQVHGAQMLAPLAVAVTLGLSQQPAALAAPYKLNVNGNMLVMAPDFAKALEPDIARRLADPLGTAHDFAAAIGLWRRKPVIGVVHRFSSHAIMLRYWLASAGIDPDRDVVLRVLPPSLTVEAMRAGEIDGFIAGEPWGSAAIEAGLAETVAIGERIWQRGVEKVLAFRQDWLEANPETVDRLLRALARSAAWCDDPAHHEALADLLSDPRYVDQPADLILRALSGRIVARLGDAPIVNPDFMLFAREATAFPWRSQALWIYSQLVRWGMVAHDAESAARAAAVFRPDIFRRALADSGLPMPGASMKLEGALTTPMPVGAHRGDLTLGPDRFFDGRIFDPERIEDFLRDSAP
- a CDS encoding nitrate/nitrite transporter gives rise to the protein MATAYWDREGEAASAPATTSFWKAGHAPTLIAAFLYFDLAFMVWVLLGPLAPMIAKTLALTPAEKGLMVATPTLAGALLRVVNGLLVDRIGPKRSGAISQIIVIAGLFLAWLMGVNSFGGTLVLGVILGFAGASFAIALPLASRWYPPEHQGKAMGLAGMGNSGTVLASLFAPMLAKAFGWNAVLGLACIPLSIVFVAYMIMAKDAPNAPSAKRLVDYFEPLKTADAWWLMAFYAVTFGGFVGLAASLPIYFTDQFGLTPIIAGYCTAACVFAGSLVRPMGGALADRIGGVKALMIVYVVAALALAGVSQATTLASALALFVLAMLALGTGNGSVFQLVPQRFQAEIGVMTGLVGMAGGIGGFYLASSLGLAKQLTGSFAPGFLIFAGLAVLALLGVALVKAKWRANWTSGARI
- the nirB gene encoding nitrite reductase large subunit NirB is translated as MDFQDGIDPVTQDEGNVLPPVGQAREHLVVIGNGMAGCRAVEELLARDAGRYRVTIFGAEPYVNYNRIMLSPVLAGEKTFEQIVINDAAWYADNGIELIAGDPVKAIDRATKTVSSQSGRTIGYDKLLIATGSDPFIIPVPGKDLPGVISFRDMKDVDSMLAAAADGGSAVVIGGGLLGLEAAHGLTLRGMKVTVIHLMDTLMERQLDEAAGWLLKTALEGRGQTILTGANTEAIYGDGKVEGVRLKDGREIPASLVVMAVGIRPATALARDAGLAVNRGIQVDDHMVTSDPDVLAVGECVEHDGNVYGLVAPLWDMCRSLADGLTDQHSGYKGSVTSTKLKVAGLDVFSAGDFSGGEGCEDIVLRDASRGVYKRVIVKDDKLIGAVLYGDTVDGGWYFDLLKREENVADMRDMLIFGQAFASGGGALDPKAAVAALSDDAEICGCNGVAKGQVVSCIAKGAHSLDAVRATCKASASCGSCTGLVETLLALTLGDDVQSGPKTMCKCTSFTHDDVRREIVAQDMRSIPEVMQKLNWSTPEGCSSCRPALNYYLLCALPGDYQDDQRSRFVNERMHANIQKDGTYSVVPRMWGGLTNPRELRAIADVVEKYNAPMVKVTGGQRLDIFGIRKEDLPAVWADLNAAGMVSGHAYGKSLRTVKTCVGSEWCRFGTQDSTGLGVKLEHMTWGSWMPHKFKIAASGCPRNCAEATIKDFGVVCVDSGYELHVGGNGGIHVRATDLLCKVATEQEAMDYCAAFIQLYREEARYLERTAPWIERVGVDYVKSRIVADDVGREALRARFLFSQQFMQDDPWARRAAGEDAELHQHLAEVRPMETLA
- the nirD gene encoding nitrite reductase small subunit NirD; protein product: MIPNTQVGTWLDIGPVDQISPGNARTLPVRGGEEIAIFHTQDNQFYALVNKCPHKQGPLSQGIVHGSVVACPLHNWNISLKTGKALGSDEGCVPTIPLKVEAGRIFLLREAVIPVPSAAKAA